A DNA window from Ctenopharyngodon idella isolate HZGC_01 chromosome 10, HZGC01, whole genome shotgun sequence contains the following coding sequences:
- the kng1 gene encoding kininogen-1 has translation MMRDKILTVFALAWLYCSTGHGQTDTRIPCDDKRVGDVVNVILTKHNEKLTEGAQLALYEILEATKFQNESGDILFVRFTSRETDCPAGGDKLWHQCDYLQQVDKVPRICQAKVLFTEAGQELLFHDCLAEPSISSKVAPCLGCPEKIDIHQEELREPLIHSLTKANSMVNHVHFFIFKDLKSATKQVVAGFRYKLQFEIEKSNCTRTEVKAVTEECHPMQMNTEVLQCNSTVDVAPWRHEVPEVHVECQSLVITTSTRFKRPPGWSPLRIMPIKPLSPAPKAKESSEECKESIIANQPKPLNCPTKPWKEFKPILDSIAALNATESTLPNPATEDTALSDQGLI, from the exons ATGATGCGGGACAAGATCTTGACGGTTTTTGCTTTAGCTTGGCTTTACTGTTCTACGGGACATGGACAAACCGACACTAGAATTCCGTGTGATGATAAACGTGTGGGAGATGTTGTAAATGTAATTCTTACCAAACATAACGAGAAATTAACTGAAGGTGCTCAACTGGCTCTCTATGAAATCCTGGAGGCTACAAAG TTTCAGAATGAATCGGGGGACATTCTCTTTGTGCGCTTCACAAGCAGGGAGACAGATTGTCCTGCAGGAGGAGACAAGCTTTGGCATCAGTGCGACTACCTGCAGCAAGTGGATAAG GTACCCAGAATCTGTCAAGCAAAAGTCCTGTTTACAGAAGCAGGTCAAGAGTTACTGTTCCATGACTGTTTAG CTGAGCCATCTATTTCCTCTAAAGTTGCCCCTTGTCTGGGCTGCCCTGAAAAGATTGATATACATCAAGAAGAACTGAGAGAACCGCTCATTCATTCTTTGACCAAAGCCAACAGCATGGTCAATCATGTGCATTTCTTCATCTTTAAGGACTTgaaatcagcaacaaaacaG GTGGTCGCTGGATTCAGGTATAAATTGCAGTTTGAGATTGAGAAGAGCAACTGCACCAGGACAGAGGTCAAAGCCGTTACTGAGGAGTGTCACCCAATGCAGATGAATACC GAGGTTTTGCAGTGTAACTCCACTGTGGATGTGGCTCCTTGGAGACATGAGGTGCCAGAAGTGCATGTTGAATGTCAGTCACTTGTCATTACG ACGTCCACAAGATTTAAACGGCCACCAGGCTGGTCTCCTCTTAGGATCATGCCGATAAAACCATTGAGTCCAGCTCCCAAAGCCAAAGAATCCTCAGAGGAATGCAAGGAGAGCATTATTGCGAACCAACCCAAGCCACTGAACTGTCCTACCAAACCCTGGAAAGAGTTCAAGCCCATCCTTGACAGCATTGCTGCTCTAAACGCTACAGAGTCTACACTGCCAAACCCAGCCACAGAAGACACTGCTCTCAGCGATCAGGGTTTAATCTGA
- the LOC127521382 gene encoding lysosome-associated membrane glycoprotein 3 isoform X3, with the protein MTHTRCPIALFLMLSSLHWLASKDEVPAINSKDALITNLSKRPVLQPKETVPLQSTYTLKKQGKVCVRSTLGVEFVVTENKKKYYFNINPSSTRATGYCGNQKTVLSLEFDGGHLEFTFIKEGDVSYVKTIKGLLQPAPTCKNCQNKTYVGVMDHEKLFKAKNGLSFQCNSETKLILADYFRIKLVLLQIQAFGLVNGEFGKEVECWEDYNKRMIPIILGAVAVAICLIAILTYVLVRERRGRGYEQL; encoded by the exons ATGACTCACACACGCTGCCCCATCGCTCTGTTTCTTATGCTGTCTTCTCTGCATTGGCTGG CTTCCAAAGATGAAGTACCTGCCATCAACAGTAAAGATGCTCTCATTACTAATCTGTCCAAGAGACCCGTCCTTCAGCCCAAAGAAACTGTGCCACTTCAGTCCACGTACACCCTCAAGAAACAAGGAAAAGTGTGTGTGCGGAGCACTTTGGGAGTGGAGTTTGTGGTGACAGAGAACAAA aagaaatattatttcaacATTAATCCCAGCTCAACACGAGCCACGGGATACTGTGGGAACCAGAAGACTGTTCTCTCATTGGAATTTGATGGTGGACATCTGGAGTTCACTTTCATTAAG GAAGGTGATGTCTCCTATGTGAAGACTATCAAAGGTCTTCTGCAACCTGCTCCCACTTGTAAAAATTGCCAGA ACAAAACCTATGTTGGAGTTATGGATCATGAAAAGCTCTTCAAAGCAAAAAATGGCCTAAGCTTCCAATGCAACTCTGAGACGAAACTGATATTGGCAGACTACTTCAGAATTAAACTGGTTCTACTGCAGATTCAAGCCTTTGGCCTGGTTAATGGAGAGTTTGGAAAAG AGGTTGAGTGCTGGGAGGATTACAACAAACGGATGATCCCGATTATTCTGGGGGCCGTGGCTGTAGCCATTTGCCTCATAGCAATTTTGACGTATGTGCTTGTCCGAGAGCGCCGTGGCCGAGGCTATGAACAACTCTGA
- the LOC127521382 gene encoding lysosome-associated membrane glycoprotein 3 isoform X1, which produces MTHTRCPIALFLMLSSLHWLGSSLASNPLGLSISVASKDEVPAINSKDALITNLSKRPVLQPKETVPLQSTYTLKKQGKVCVRSTLGVEFVVTENKKKYYFNINPSSTRATGYCGNQKTVLSLEFDGGHLEFTFIKEGDVSYVKTIKGLLQPAPTCKNCQNKTYVGVMDHEKLFKAKNGLSFQCNSETKLILADYFRIKLVLLQIQAFGLVNGEFGKEVECWEDYNKRMIPIILGAVAVAICLIAILTYVLVRERRGRGYEQL; this is translated from the exons ATGACTCACACACGCTGCCCCATCGCTCTGTTTCTTATGCTGTCTTCTCTGCATTGGCTGG GAAGTTCTCTAGCCTCAAACCCTCTTGGCCTTTCAATTTCAGTAGCTTCCAAAGATGAAGTACCTGCCATCAACAGTAAAGATGCTCTCATTACTAATCTGTCCAAGAGACCCGTCCTTCAGCCCAAAGAAACTGTGCCACTTCAGTCCACGTACACCCTCAAGAAACAAGGAAAAGTGTGTGTGCGGAGCACTTTGGGAGTGGAGTTTGTGGTGACAGAGAACAAA aagaaatattatttcaacATTAATCCCAGCTCAACACGAGCCACGGGATACTGTGGGAACCAGAAGACTGTTCTCTCATTGGAATTTGATGGTGGACATCTGGAGTTCACTTTCATTAAG GAAGGTGATGTCTCCTATGTGAAGACTATCAAAGGTCTTCTGCAACCTGCTCCCACTTGTAAAAATTGCCAGA ACAAAACCTATGTTGGAGTTATGGATCATGAAAAGCTCTTCAAAGCAAAAAATGGCCTAAGCTTCCAATGCAACTCTGAGACGAAACTGATATTGGCAGACTACTTCAGAATTAAACTGGTTCTACTGCAGATTCAAGCCTTTGGCCTGGTTAATGGAGAGTTTGGAAAAG AGGTTGAGTGCTGGGAGGATTACAACAAACGGATGATCCCGATTATTCTGGGGGCCGTGGCTGTAGCCATTTGCCTCATAGCAATTTTGACGTATGTGCTTGTCCGAGAGCGCCGTGGCCGAGGCTATGAACAACTCTGA
- the LOC127521382 gene encoding lysosome-associated membrane glycoprotein 3 isoform X2, which translates to MTHTRCPIALFLMLSSLHWLVASKDEVPAINSKDALITNLSKRPVLQPKETVPLQSTYTLKKQGKVCVRSTLGVEFVVTENKKKYYFNINPSSTRATGYCGNQKTVLSLEFDGGHLEFTFIKEGDVSYVKTIKGLLQPAPTCKNCQNKTYVGVMDHEKLFKAKNGLSFQCNSETKLILADYFRIKLVLLQIQAFGLVNGEFGKEVECWEDYNKRMIPIILGAVAVAICLIAILTYVLVRERRGRGYEQL; encoded by the exons ATGACTCACACACGCTGCCCCATCGCTCTGTTTCTTATGCTGTCTTCTCTGCATTGGCTGG TAGCTTCCAAAGATGAAGTACCTGCCATCAACAGTAAAGATGCTCTCATTACTAATCTGTCCAAGAGACCCGTCCTTCAGCCCAAAGAAACTGTGCCACTTCAGTCCACGTACACCCTCAAGAAACAAGGAAAAGTGTGTGTGCGGAGCACTTTGGGAGTGGAGTTTGTGGTGACAGAGAACAAA aagaaatattatttcaacATTAATCCCAGCTCAACACGAGCCACGGGATACTGTGGGAACCAGAAGACTGTTCTCTCATTGGAATTTGATGGTGGACATCTGGAGTTCACTTTCATTAAG GAAGGTGATGTCTCCTATGTGAAGACTATCAAAGGTCTTCTGCAACCTGCTCCCACTTGTAAAAATTGCCAGA ACAAAACCTATGTTGGAGTTATGGATCATGAAAAGCTCTTCAAAGCAAAAAATGGCCTAAGCTTCCAATGCAACTCTGAGACGAAACTGATATTGGCAGACTACTTCAGAATTAAACTGGTTCTACTGCAGATTCAAGCCTTTGGCCTGGTTAATGGAGAGTTTGGAAAAG AGGTTGAGTGCTGGGAGGATTACAACAAACGGATGATCCCGATTATTCTGGGGGCCGTGGCTGTAGCCATTTGCCTCATAGCAATTTTGACGTATGTGCTTGTCCGAGAGCGCCGTGGCCGAGGCTATGAACAACTCTGA